A window of Lytechinus pictus isolate F3 Inbred chromosome 7, Lp3.0, whole genome shotgun sequence contains these coding sequences:
- the LOC129265646 gene encoding muscarinic acetylcholine receptor M2-like has translation MKNNEANDTYTFLYEEGGFDNATDIATEDDGSPVSSSMSVDIQGLVLGILVVILISVTNLLSLAAFVVERRLRTYNNYFIINLVVVDLLIGISQIIGVAHTFLRYFPFSQGFCKVYLGCRQGLFFVSILEVVVICIDRHRATYDPINHFISRSKRKAMVMNVLTWVVGLVFWLFYSTAWDFIVDVDSSRHCFAAYVRYPIPNLMQNVITFFIPLVIISLLYVRIYIKIKATIGGKSVSRKFEDGMQDVTIGEGSVESSNSSSGNNTRLKSDEHVVPFKGRHEAEKGTTKTGADRESKNEMMKANRTLSYIIISFIIAWLPNAIIYLLFAIDPALLLVRAFPAAVRQFFVWLRYANSFFNPICYAASQTLFRRTVSDLICRPQKYCH, from the exons ATGAAAAACAATGAAGCAAATGATACGTACACATTTTTATACGAAGAGGGCGGTTTCGACAACGCCACGGACATCGCTACAGAAGACGATGGCTCCCCAGTAAGTTCCTCCATGAGCGTCGATATTCAAGGATTAGTCCTTGGCATCCTGGTCGTAATCCTGATCTCTGTGACCAACCTCCTCAGCTTGGCCGCTTTCGTCGTCGAACGACGTTTACGAACCTACAACAACTACTTTATCATCAATCTGGTGGTGGTTGATCTCCTGATAGGCATCAGCCAGATCATTGGCGTCGCCCACACCTTCCTCAGGTACTTTCCCTTCTCTCAAGGATTCTGCAAGGTCTACCTGGGTTGTCGCCAGGGGCTCTTCTTTGTCTCCATCCTGGAGGTCGTCGTCATCTGCATCGACCGTCATCGAGCAACCTACGATCCTATCAACCACTTCATCTCCAGGAGTAAACGGAAGGCTATGGTGATGAACGTTTTAACCTGGGTGGTTGGTCTTGTCTTCTGGCTCTTTTACTCTACGGCCTGGGACTTCATAGTGGATGTAGATTCGTCTCGGCACTGTTTTGCGGCCTACGTCAGATACCCTATCCCAAACTTGATGCAAAACGTCATCACCTTCTTTATTCCTCTGGTGATCATCTCCTTGCTCTATGTCAGAATCTATATCAAGATAAAGGCCACGATTGGTGGAAAAAGTGTCAGTCGGAAGTTCGAGGATGGGATGCAGGACGTGACGATAGGAGAAGGTTCCGTGGAGTCATCCAACAGCAGCAGCGGCAACAACACTCGGTTGAAGTCAGACGAACACGTAGTGCCTTTCAAAGGCAGGCACGAAGCAGAAAAG GGGACGACCAAGACAGGGGCCGACCGCGAGTCCAAGAACGAGATGATGAAAGCCAACCGGACCTTGTCCTACATCATCATATCCTTCATCATCGCCTGGCTTCCAAACGCCATCATCTATCTCCTCTTTGCAATCGACCCTGCACTTCTTCTGGTGCGCGCGTTCCCAGCCGCGGTGCGTCAATTCTTCGTGTGGTTACGCTACGCGAATAGCTTCTTCAATCCAATATGTTACGCAGCATCCCAAACCCTGTTCCGCCGTACCGTATCGGACTTGATCTGCAGACCGCAGAAGTACTGCCACTGA